CTTGTTTAATTTCCAAGTGCTAACATAATTCAAAAGTGCTATTTTTATGTGTACATGTTATTAATTTTAGTATATACTAGTTTAACTTTTAAGTGCTAAAATATGTTCTCACGGTTTTAGTATAAATATCCCACACTTTTCACATGTGTACGTGTACGACGGTTATTTTTTGAACAATGAAACGGTTAAGAGTGAAAATAATACAAGAAAAAACATTAAAATAGTTCTTTTTAAATATATGATTTAATATATTGTATTTTTTGTTTAAATGTAAAGAAATATTATATAAAATGAAGAAAATATAAATGTTTTATCTATATGGTTCTATGGATATACACGAATAAAAAAGCTTTTCAATTCCAATTTTATGAAATTAAAGATAAAGAACTTAGATACGATTTATTCTAAAGCCTAGAATTTCTAACATTAAAAAGTCATATAACACTACATGTAcatgttttaacaaatattgaaggATAATGAGTTTCGGTTCTTTTTATTGTGAAgatatttttattacaaactaaATATTAGTTATAAAACTTATAAATAAcatttaaagtttaaaaaaaatgataacgTTCTCGTGTGTGTGGTACACGCATTAATAAAAAAATGATAATCAACATATGCTTTAGAATATAAAAAGAAGAATATAAGGGCACATTTTTACTAGCTACACAAGACCCTTGAATTCTCAAGAAGGGGTCTAGGTAAAAgttttttgggatacccctgaatcTTATTTCTAGTTCGCCATTGTatctatatatatagagagatagAGGAGAAGGGCGTGTGAATATTAACACATATTTATTATTATCTAACTAAAATTTAACTATAGGCAAGTTacatttaggttttttttttcttttttcgttTACTGTAACTAGTACACTAAAACTAAAACTGATTGAGTTCCTACTCGCTAAAAGAAATACATTGCAAACCCTTTTTCTCTCATACTCTTTAGCCGAAAACTAATAAAAATGAAGTATCGTAACAATGGGCCACTTGCCTTGTGATTGTTGAAAAATTAAATTAATCAACAATAAATTAATATTACTTTATTAATTACCGAGTTATCAGCCAACCAGTTTGTTCCAACTTAagcaaactgattaaagaaaggtagaaggagacTGTCCCGTTGTCGGACGAATTTAAAGAACACGAAAATTAAAACCAACCTGGCGAAGATCGTTGAACGAAAGCCTTGAACTGCACGGATGATTCCTGTCCTTAAAGGATTTTACGTGCTCGTATTGCTGTGAGCTGCAGCGTAAACTCCCAGGATTTAATGCAGAACTTATCTGGTATTCCAACAGCAATGGAAACCAGAAAACGCAGAAGCTGGAACGAAAACACGAACACacagtagagagagagagagagctgcgaAATTATAAGTAAATAAATGGGTAGCAGGAAGCTTTTATTTATAGGTGTGGGTTATACCTGAGAATGAGAAAAATAGGGAGTGATATGCTAATCCATAATCAATTCGAATTGTTAATCCCATACGAATTCGTTTTCTGGATGTATATCCTATTCGAATTCGGTTGCTGGATAGTTATCCCATACGAATTCGAATCAGTATGGGATAACCCCCACTGTTTCGAATTAATCTCTATCTCCCTATCTCATTAGAACCACAGATCTGACCCACCTGACCAgaccttagctaaaaataaaagctaCTCGCGACGATGCGTACGTGCGAAGTGCGCCTCAAACGCGCCCATTCGCGAGCtcgcggctcggctcggctcggctcggcgcgCGTGTGGGCTTCACCCACTTCTCAACCCATTTAACACTATGAAGGCCcataaggggaaatcccttataaaCCACTCTAACTTCATTCACTCCACCAATGTGGGATGGAGTAAACATACCAACTTTATTTATTGTAAacattcattttttttaatttatttgcaaattacttatttattttatttttacttttgcaAATtacttatttgttttattttttactttgtttgtttgtttatgaggatcaaatacaaaccatattttatttaaaaattgtaAAAACCATTTTAAAAGTGTTATTTAGCATCCAATCAAATCAATTATAGAGAagggttttatttttacttattaggatcaaatacaaaccatatTTCATTTAAAAATTGTAGAAACCATCTTAAAAGAGTTATTTAGCATCCAATCAATTATAGAGAAAGGATAAAAAATAATAatctaaataatatcaattacaTTAAATTTCCTACAATTATACTAACGAGCAATCAGTTATTTATTTGGATTCTCCTTTTATTTTCAATGTGTTATGTGCTAGTTATTTATTTGGATTCTCCTTTTATTTTCAATGTGTTATGTGCTGGTATAATTCTCCACAAAGAAAAGTTCTAATATCGATCACATATGTGCTAAAATCGATCATCTTGTTTAATTTCCAAGTGCTAACATAATTCAAAAGTGCTATTTTTATGTGTACATGTTATTAATTTTAGTATATACTAGTTTAACTTTTAAGTGCTAAAATATGTTCTCACGGTTTTAGTATAAATATCCCACACTTTTCACATGTGTACGTGTACGACGGGTATTTTTTGAACAATGAAACGGTTAAGAGTGAAAATAATACAAGAAAAAACATTAAAATAGTTCTTTTTAAATATATGATTTAATATATTGTATTTTTTGTTTAAATGTAAAGAAATATTATATAAAATGAAGAAAATATAAATGTTTTATCTATATGGTTCTATGGATATACACGAATAAAAAAGCTTTTCAATTCCAATTATATGAAATTAAAGATAAAGAACTTAGATACGATTTATTCTAAAGCCTAGAATTTCTAACATTAAAAAGTCATATAACACTACATGTAcatgttttaacaaatattgaaggATAATGAGTTTCGGTTCTTTTTATTGTGAAgatatttttattacaaactaaATATTAGTTATAAAACTTATAAATAAcatttaaagtttaaaaaaaatgataacgTTCTCGTGTGTGTGGTACACgcattaataaaaaaaatgataatcAACATATGCTTTAGAATATAAAAAGAAGAATATAAGGGCACATTTTTACTAGCTACACAAGACCCTTGAATTCTCAAGAAGGGGTCTAGGTAAAAgttttttgggatacccctgaatcTTATTTCTAGTTCGCCACTGTatctatatatatagagagatagAGGAGAAGGGCGTGTGAATATTAACACCTATTTATTATTATCTAACTAAAATTTAACTATAGGCAAGttacatttatgtttttttttcttttttcgttTACTGTAACTAGTACACTAAAACTAAAACTGATTGAGTTCCTACTCGCTAAAAGAAATACATTGCAAACCCTTTTTCTCTCATACTCTTTAGCCGAAAACTAATAAAAATGAAGTATCGTAACAATGGGCCACTTGCCTTGTGATTGTTGAAAAATTAAATTAATCAACAATAAATTAATATTACTTTATTAATTACCGAGTTATCAGCCAACCAGTTTGTTCCAActtgagcaaactgattaaagaaaggtagaaggagacTGTCCCGTTGTCGGACGAATTTAAAGAACACGAAAATTAAAACCAACCTGGCGAAGATCGTTGAACGAAAGCCTTGAACTGCACGGATGATTCCTGTCCTTAAAGGATTTTACGCGCTCGTATTGCTGTGAGCTGCAGCGTAAACTCCCAGGATTTAATGCAGAACTTATCTGGTATTCCAACAGCAATGGAAACCAGAAAACGCAGAAGCTGGAACGAAAACACGAACACacagtagagagagagagagctgcgaAATTATAAGTAAATAAATGGGTAGCAGGAAGCTTTTATTTATAGGTGTGAGTTATACCTGAGAATGAGAAAAATAGGGAGTGATATGCTAATCCATAATCAATTCGAATTGTTAATCCCATACGAATTCGAATCAGTATGGGATAACCCCCACTGTTTCGAATTAATCTCTATCTCCCTATCTCATTAGAACCACAGATCTGACCCACCTGACCAgaccttagctaaaaataaaagctcCTCAGCTCCTCGCGACGATGCGTACGTGCGCCTCAAACGCGAGCATTCGCAGCTCGCGGCTCGGCTCAGCGCGAGTGTGGGCTTCACCCACTTCTCAACCCATTTAACACTATGAATGCCcataaggggaaatcccttataaaCCACTCTAACTTCATTCACTCCACCAATGTGGGATGGAGGAAACATACCAACTTGTATGTTCCTATTTAATATTTCCAACAGTGATAGCTGAGAAAACGACTCCTACTAATCTACTATGCATCATATTGAATTAGGTGAGTATTAAAATGCAATTTATCTTTTTAACGTGCATTaagttataaattatatttaatcaTGCAAGCTTTCTTGCTATTTAAAGGAGGCCTTACCATTCCTGGAAATAATTGTAAAGAAAAATGGGTTCAGAATCTAAGATAGAGATTCATAATTTTAAAGACGAAGAAGTGGCGGCCCAAGAAGAGATATGGAACATTATTCTTGGTTTCACTCGCACGGCTGTTGTGAAGTGTGCCATTGAGCTTGGAATACCTGACATCCTCGAGAACCGCGAATCCCCGATGACACTTGCTGACCTTGCGTCAGAGCTCAAGTGCTCACAGGCTTCGTTGTATAGGATCATGAGGTTCTTGATATATTATAAGGTATTTCAAGAAAAACCCGTATCCAAAACATGTGTTGGGTACACTCAAACCCCACTATCTCGACTCCTAACAAGGAATGGAAAGCATAGCATGGCTGATTTGGTGCTGGTAGAGAGCACTCCGGTTATGTTGGCTCCTTGGCACAAGCTAAGTGCTTGGGTTTTGGGTAATGAAGGCTTACCCTTTGAAGCAGCACATGGGAAAGATCTATGGGGATTATGTGCCGAAAATCCCAGTCATAGTAAGCTCTTTAATGATGGAATGGCATGTGATGCTAGGGCCGGGGTGGCGGCAGTGATTGGAGGTTGTCCAGAGGTGTTTGAGGGTGTAGGGACATTGGtggatgttggtggtggtgatggaacAGCTCTACGGTCGATTGTGGAGGCTTGTCCATGGATCAAAGGGATCAATTTTGATCTTCCTCATGTGGTGTCCGTAGCTCCAGTATCTGTAGGTGTTGAACATGTTGGAGGGAACATGTTTGATCATGTTCCAAAAGCTGATGCTGTTTATATTATGGTGAGTCCCTTATGTTAAGAAAAATGTTATTAAAATAAATGCTAGAATGCAAAACCACATTTAAAGACAACAAACACAACTTTAATAATACGTTATGTAATGGTATTTTCACTGTTGTAGAAAGTATTACATGATTGGGCAGACGACGATTGCATTGCCATACTAAGGAACTGTCGTGAGGCGATTCCTCAAGATACTGGAAAGGTGATTATTGTAGATGCAATTGTTGGACGAGAAGAAGATCACGAGTTCAAAGGTGCGGGATTGCTGCTTGATATGGTCATGATGGCTCATACAAGTGATGGAAAAGAGCGCACCTCCAAAGAATGGTCCAATGTGTTTCATGAGGCTGGATTCCCTCGTTATACCATAAAACACATTCGAGCCTATCAATCCGTTATTGAAGTGTACCCCTGAATCTTGATCCTCGATTGTCTGTTCTAATAATAAAAGATTATGTAACTTAaattaaaatatgttatttgaaATACGTTTTATTTCAAGCGTTATTCGGTTTTTATGTTCGTAATGTTTTCTTGTGCTATAATAAAATAGCGATTTATGTCTATGGTTGAATTATTGTGTACTGATAATGCAACTATGCTTAGGCTTGACAACCCTATTCAAACTTGACCAACAAACCCCACACATTCATAACTAGTAATGAGAcggatttatatatatatatatatatatatatatatatatatatatatatatatatatatatatatatatatatatatataggggaaggatgtatagaaaacccactttaatttagaaaacccgggaaactcaaagctcccgatgtttttttattttgaaaaatttacacatgttatatacatgttttggtgaaaaaaaaagaaaaaagaaaaaaaaaattaaaaacaccaaacttgtggtgtaaaaaactacaccccacggagcgccgttcgccatgattttttacggctgtgtttataatacacacatctacttgtaaaaaaaaaaatcatggcgaacggcgctccgtggggtgtagttctcgcggttcttacaactcggggcggttctcattctagcagccccctatatatatatatatatatatatatatatagtgtaagtATATGGAGAAAACCAATTTTATTGAGAAAACTAAGGAAACCTCAATACTTGGCCCATATTGAGCCACATCACCCATTTTAAGCATGTGCAAATTGGTCTTCAAAGAGCATTTTAGACTTTTTACTTTTCCATCCCATCAAACGTCACCAACCCACCTTTTAATTTTTAGACAAAAGTACACACCTTTTTGCAACATTTTCCAATGCATCTTCTTCCCCACATTTCTATCATCTTCTTCAAATTCAAACCTTCcatatatttctttttatctttgtttATCCATGGAGTTTATGACAAGAATTTCGGACGACACATAAGTAGACTTTTAGTATTAATTCTTGTTGAATACGTCTCCATATTGTGTTGTACGAAACAACTAGATCTGGATCTTGTACTCATCCATTTCTATTGAAGCCACCATATCTGAAGATCAAAGTCACCATCGAAGCTTCAAAGAAAAGCAAGTAAGGTGTTGCTCTCATCACATCTTTGTTtatgtttttagagagagaaagctaaTGTTTTTTAGAGAGAAACAACAATATTCATCTTGTTTATTTCGGATGTGTTCATGCTTATTGAAAGCTGATTTCGGGTGTGTTCATGCTTCATCTCACGTCGTCAACTTCATCTCGGGTGTGCTGATGCTTGTTGAAAGCTGATTTCTAGAgtgagaaacaacaatcttcatcatattcatcaagaacaccaagaacacataGAGAGAAGCAAGTTTGAAGATCTTCATCGTGTTCATCACACGGTTTCTAGATTCCGTAagtgtttttagagagagaaagttgctattttagagagagaaacaacaatctcttgagtattttattttgaaaaatcatttcacacttgatgtTTTAGTTAAAATGGTTGTTTATAGGTTTTTGTGTAATGGATGTTTTAGAGATGAATATAATTcttttgttaaaatggttctaaaaatgggtaaatgtttatataatttgcagatttttatttttgtgttaaaatcATTTTTGTGGTAAAAAGTTGTGTTTGGTTTGGTTGCTAGTTTgaggcttttgatctgaatagtaactgtttttttgttgggttggttgcttgtttgggcttttgatctgaatagtaactgttatTGTGTGTTATACTAGGaggtaacacatgttacatgtgttacaataAAATTTTACACGTGTATAACacgtaacacatgttacataCATGTAGTTACATTTGTGTTAATAAGTTTAACTTTAGGGGATTAACACTGatgtacttgttttgttcataggTGAATGGATGTTTATGTTCAAGATAAAGATGGTTATCAAGACGCAAAACGTAGCTAGATTTTTGTAACCTTTATGACAgtttttggatcatttttatatGTTTAAGTTTTTATAAAGATTTTTGTTACCTTTAAGTATGATTTTTATGTGTGCAATTACTAACAACCCATGATGACAAGCGACTTTTGTTTTGATTAACATTTGTAACTGGTGTTGGACGTGTAACCTATGTGAGAGGTAACTAACTAATAGCAAAGAATGACCTGATAAAATGCTGGTCATATCATTCCTTTGGTACACAtgtgttacatacgttaaaagGCAACGTTACATATGTAACAATGGTTTTCATATATGTAACATGTTTAATGAAAAataataaactactattaaacaCATGAGCTATTGAATATCATTAATTAGAAAGTCAAAACATCTAACACATtacatgtgacaaccctcactaaaccaggtatccgtatgatttaattaataaataattgctgcttaattactgtgcttaactgaaattgctgacgaactgctacttgatttctagtacttgtatattcctgcatcatactttgattgccgtcactacattatttacaagttgaaccttagtgacaaacatgatgcactaaagcacagtagcattagaacggataacctattgaacatgctgataaagccagcatcaggtagacactgcctctaagggcctgtatgagccagaaatattttactacacccatagtgagtgtagggatacaagggttgtagaactgcgtctctaggaataagatataatgactggatgtgcctaaaacgtactctaagcacgagacacaacacttttattaacatactagcttctggctaactaataaagtgccaaaacatgaggaaaatattcctgacactttgtagaataagttgtgtcactaaaagcattatttacgacacttaaaagcttacctaagcactttaacggattactatccaaccgaacaaccggactatacccggaacatgaaaatattgacaaaaatattattggtctttttctgagccagttagggtccctgattaccctaacacccgctatagaacgcatcacaccactaaccgagttaaccctaaatctaacttggtttaacataactaaacactaactatcTACTTGAAATCaaactagaaccccccccccttgggccgatcggtcacattgtgaccaa
The sequence above is drawn from the Helianthus annuus cultivar XRQ/B chromosome 12, HanXRQr2.0-SUNRISE, whole genome shotgun sequence genome and encodes:
- the LOC110919407 gene encoding acetylserotonin O-methyltransferase encodes the protein MGSESKIEIHNFKDEEVAAQEEIWNIILGFTRTAVVKCAIELGIPDILENRESPMTLADLASELKCSQASLYRIMRFLIYYKVFQEKPVSKTCVGYTQTPLSRLLTRNGKHSMADLVLVESTPVMLAPWHKLSAWVLGNEGLPFEAAHGKDLWGLCAENPSHSKLFNDGMACDARAGVAAVIGGCPEVFEGVGTLVDVGGGDGTALRSIVEACPWIKGINFDLPHVVSVAPVSVGVEHVGGNMFDHVPKADAVYIMKVLHDWADDDCIAILRNCREAIPQDTGKVIIVDAIVGREEDHEFKGAGLLLDMVMMAHTSDGKERTSKEWSNVFHEAGFPRYTIKHIRAYQSVIEVYP